From the genome of Campylobacter concisus, one region includes:
- the ruvA gene encoding Holliday junction branch migration protein RuvA — protein MIKAIEGVVSRKDPAFVILKTNSGVSYGIFISLFCSAKLSKGEKVELAIIQIIREDANLLYGFLDANEQKMFEMLIKLNGIGASTAMAVCSSLSSQAFTNAIISGDADTFKSVPGIGPKTARRIIAELSDAKLIIDESVPSYQNEALLALEALGFKREKIVKILPECKSENTSDLIKEALKKLG, from the coding sequence ATGATAAAAGCGATCGAAGGTGTTGTCAGCAGAAAAGATCCTGCATTTGTGATACTTAAGACAAATAGTGGCGTAAGCTATGGAATTTTTATCTCACTTTTTTGCTCAGCTAAGCTTAGCAAGGGCGAAAAAGTCGAGCTTGCCATAATACAGATCATAAGAGAGGACGCAAATTTACTCTATGGCTTTTTGGATGCAAACGAGCAAAAGATGTTTGAAATGCTAATAAAGCTAAATGGAATAGGAGCTAGCACGGCTATGGCAGTTTGCTCAAGTCTTAGCTCGCAAGCATTTACAAATGCCATAATAAGCGGTGATGCAGATACTTTTAAAAGCGTGCCAGGCATCGGACCAAAGACTGCTAGACGCATCATAGCTGAGCTAAGTGACGCAAAATTAATAATTGATGAGAGCGTGCCAAGCTATCAAAACGAAGCGCTTTTGGCACTTGAGGCGCTTGGCTTTAAACGTGAGAAGATAGTGAAAATTTTGCCTGAGTGCAAGAGTGAAAATACGAGTGATCTTATAAAAGAAGCATTAAAGAAATTAGGATAA
- a CDS encoding flagellar assembly protein A: MSENVQENERFLPPTQIQTSTPYISLKELSKQHSVPVEFIDFKILDILTYYKNKDNEEPVFVSEENLNFFDDNAFYLDETLEIEQVYDVEFFDVRLNAVPKLPKIEIGVNSTVTKVVAKVKATKDCEYEQHYEDKLFEYIAKQLMKAQILIGIRIGKLKDELKQIASVVHVKGELDKDYILNITQGINPKKATDAKILYYYKDKLDAIKEEDKVDYADRGFVFGVAQDEVIMEEKKSHEGQNGRDARGKLLAVEKPKEDTGKEISISENIERVENDDSIIYIAKKSGYVVEKNGSFDIEERIEINEANFKTTGSIQAGTDTNVTLVVRETDTIKDAIGTGIIVEADEIEVKGNVGANAMVKANEVIIGGQTHQKAKIYAKNAKISIHIGKVEAENVEIDRLEGGNVVAKRVKINSVVGGSITAQNIQINTLGSNCTITASHLIDVRYLRGTDNKFIIDTSKMPESAEATQEQLNKIEYTKAELASLLKNIETKKNVINENKDSIYTIKAKVEELSKAKVIPPVTFMKKLKEYQGLVNEYNTLLKIFKDKKELLATLKDELEIMQNGIFSAKVINRGNWVELNEIRFVIVDPPQNVTYISKQNETAHAITLEKIGDGDEAEYKIKKSNKLEDYTDTNF; the protein is encoded by the coding sequence TTGAGCGAGAACGTGCAAGAAAACGAGAGATTTTTACCGCCAACGCAAATTCAAACTTCAACGCCTTATATATCGCTTAAAGAATTAAGCAAGCAACACAGCGTACCGGTAGAATTTATAGATTTTAAAATTTTAGATATTTTGACTTATTATAAAAATAAAGATAATGAAGAGCCAGTTTTTGTCTCTGAAGAAAATTTAAACTTTTTTGATGATAATGCATTTTATCTTGACGAGACATTGGAGATCGAGCAGGTCTATGACGTGGAATTTTTTGATGTCAGGCTAAATGCTGTGCCAAAGCTTCCAAAGATAGAAATCGGTGTAAATTCAACAGTTACAAAAGTAGTCGCAAAGGTAAAAGCCACAAAAGATTGTGAATACGAACAGCATTACGAAGATAAGCTTTTTGAATATATCGCCAAACAGCTTATGAAAGCTCAAATTTTAATAGGCATAAGGATTGGCAAACTAAAAGACGAGCTAAAACAAATCGCCTCAGTTGTGCATGTAAAGGGCGAACTTGATAAAGACTACATACTAAACATAACACAAGGTATAAATCCAAAAAAAGCTACCGATGCAAAGATACTTTACTACTACAAAGATAAACTTGATGCGATAAAAGAGGAAGATAAGGTTGATTACGCTGATAGAGGTTTTGTTTTTGGTGTAGCACAAGATGAAGTGATAATGGAAGAGAAAAAGTCTCACGAAGGGCAAAATGGCCGTGATGCGAGAGGTAAATTATTAGCGGTAGAAAAGCCAAAAGAAGATACTGGCAAAGAGATAAGCATAAGCGAAAATATAGAGAGAGTAGAAAATGACGATAGCATAATATATATCGCTAAAAAATCAGGATATGTAGTTGAGAAAAATGGCTCATTTGACATCGAAGAGCGTATAGAGATAAATGAGGCAAATTTCAAAACAACTGGCTCTATTCAAGCAGGTACTGATACAAATGTGACTTTGGTGGTTAGGGAAACTGATACTATAAAAGATGCCATTGGCACTGGCATCATCGTGGAGGCTGACGAGATCGAGGTTAAAGGAAACGTCGGTGCAAATGCGATGGTTAAAGCAAATGAAGTAATAATCGGCGGTCAAACACACCAAAAGGCTAAAATTTATGCAAAGAATGCAAAAATTTCTATCCATATCGGTAAGGTTGAAGCTGAAAATGTCGAGATAGATAGGCTAGAAGGCGGAAATGTCGTAGCAAAAAGAGTTAAGATAAATAGCGTCGTTGGTGGCTCTATAACCGCTCAAAATATCCAAATAAATACGCTTGGCTCAAACTGCACTATCACAGCTTCACACTTAATAGACGTAAGATATTTAAGAGGTACTGACAATAAATTTATAATCGATACTAGCAAAATGCCTGAGAGTGCTGAGGCTACGCAAGAGCAATTAAATAAGATCGAATATACAAAAGCAGAGCTTGCCTCACTTCTAAAAAATATTGAAACAAAGAAAAATGTTATAAATGAAAATAAAGACTCGATTTATACCATAAAAGCAAAGGTAGAAGAGCTCTCAAAGGCTAAAGTTATACCGCCAGTTACCTTTATGAAAAAGCTAAAAGAGTATCAAGGTCTAGTCAATGAATACAACACTTTGCTAAAAATTTTTAAAGATAAAAAAGAGTTGCTAGCTACTCTAAAAGATGAGCTTGAGATCATGCAAAATGGAATATTTTCTGCAAAAGTGATAAATAGAGGCAACTGGGTTGAACTAAATGAGATTAGATTTGTTATCGTTGATCCTCCACAAAATGTCACTTATATCTCAAAGCAAAATGAAACCGCTCATGCTATTACTTTGGAGAAAATTGGCGATGGCGATGAGGCTGAGTATAAGATCAAAAAGTCAAATAAATTAGAAGACTACACAGATACAAATTTTTAA